The DNA segment GATTCACAAATCCAAATCCCATCAAATCCAAACTTCCAAACATAGTGTTAAGAAACGAAAACTCTATCCACAGAGTTGCATGTGATTTACATTAAAGTTTGAAGCCATGTACATAAGAAGAGTGAATAAAATTCTACCTATTTTTATGCAagcattttaaaaaacatttaaatatcaatttttggTGTGATATCTTGAACCTTTGTGGAAGAGTATCGCCAGTATCTACGGAGAGTGAAAAACAAACCGCATAAACTGCTAATCCAGATAATGGAAGAATTGCTTTATCAGGAACTTGGATTGCTCGCAGATCTTTTCACAGTAAATTTTGGTGCAagaaacttgaaattaaataagaGATTGGGGGGAAAATGTCAAAGCAAAATCTTCATTACCTCAAACACAAAGGAGGTTTTCCAAATCAAGAAACTGATTTAAACACGATTGAATCTAAATAGTTCACCTCATCTAACCAAGGACCTGATTGCTGGTAAAAGGAAAAGACGAATGTCGTGAAATTTGCGTgagagaacaaaaaaaaaaacctttaatCTTCCCAGGCCGTTGTGTACGAAGTCTCTCGATCTGCTAATGATTTCTCCTTGAGTTTTGTCAGTTTTCTCCTAGAATGATTTCTATGCTAAAGTATTTCCGTTGAAGGAAAATCGAGGGCGAGGAGGAGGGGGAAAACTGCTACATGACGGGACAACGGCTATCTTTCGGGCATGCACTGAATAAAGTTTCGGGCTTATTATAATAACATGTAAACTATGTTATTAGGATACAAATATTTGTAAGTGTAGCGCCTTTTAACATATACTCCACAAAGTAACAGTTTTATATATCCAAGAACATACATAAATACACCGAGCATTATATTCTTCGGATCATATCTAACCAATTATATTTTTACAACACAAACACTGATTATTCATTAAAGAGTTCACTCCCCTGGCAGTTCAAGTCTATGGCTTCTGTGCCGGAATCAAAATTATTCAAAGATTTGCAATTCAAATCGATCAACAGATCATGCTCAGTCGTATTGGTTCTGCTCCGTTTCTTGCTGCTGCATTCATTTGGCGATCCACTCTTATCCGTTGGATGCATTTCCATTAGCAAAAGCTCGACAGAATTTCTCTTCCCTTTATTAGTTTTTCCATTTTCGACCTTACAATGTGTTCCTTCCATCCTGTCTGAGCTCTCAGAAGATGTTACCGAGCTTTCGAGTGATGATCTATTATGTACTGATGGTTTTCGTGAAGCGTTTCTTGGATTCAAGCCTTCGCTCTGTGTCAAGAATGAGATTGAGGAACTTTGACAACCGGAATACTCCACCATTGAAACTAGTTCCGAAAGTTGAGCTTTCGCGTACTCCACTTCAATGGAACAAGAACTGTATCCTGTAAGCGCTTCTTGCGCCTTTTTTAGGACCGTTTGTAGGTACTTCCCTTGCGCTTCGATTCTTAGCTGCAAATGTCTTTGCACCTAAAATAGTTTTAGATATGATCAATTTTCGCATGTGGGATGAAGCTTGAATAGGATTATCAGtcgatatgatatatatattgtcCTAACAACTTGCAA comes from the Primulina huaijiensis isolate GDHJ02 chromosome 8, ASM1229523v2, whole genome shotgun sequence genome and includes:
- the LOC140982334 gene encoding myb family transcription factor PHL8-like, whose product is MSPQNDQTKEMNLVLSSDAKPRLKWTQELHQRFIDAVDELGGTEKATPKSLMRAMGIHGLTLYHLKSHLQKYRLGRSQQLQNCHQIKQENHRETQRNDHLITGMICDGARQQTNENMEISETLQMQMEVQRKLHEQIEVQRHLQLRIEAQGKYLQTVLKKAQEALTGYSSCSIEVEYAKAQLSELVSMVEYSGCQSSSISFLTQSEGLNPRNASRKPSVHNRSSLESSVTSSESSDRMEGTHCKVENGKTNKGKRNSVELLLMEMHPTDKSGSPNECSSKKRSRTNTTEHDLLIDLNCKSLNNFDSGTEAIDLNCQGSELFNE